A region of Nostoc sp. 'Peltigera membranacea cyanobiont' N6 DNA encodes the following proteins:
- a CDS encoding mechanosensitive ion channel: MNTTWQGITQVIGVGLPMRVQQFLAQSPSLQPIQPAVNQGIANVQGIVQQIILFTPRLLGAVAILLVGWLIAAIAAAVTRGILNRTNIDNRIAAGVTGRQDVPQVEKLISSLVFWSIILLTAVAVLQTLDLEVASRPLNNFLNQLIGFLPNLVGAGILLGTAWFLATIVKIITVRSLQAFNLDERLNPEPEDRTPSLNKLSLSDTIGNALYWFIFLLFLAPVLDTLGLRQALQPVQALITEVLLVLPNILAAALIALVGWFLANVVRRIVTNLLATTGIDHLGSRLGLSAAAGVQPLSNILGTIVYVLILIPVAIAALNALRIDAISVPAIAMLQQILNALPAIFTAVAILMVAYFVGRFVADLVTSILTNLGFNNIFTILGLTTPTRRIEISTEPTIAHTPSRTPSEIAGIVALVGIMLFATVAAVNILNIAALTALVSGIVIIFGRILAGLVIFAIGLFLANLAFNIITSSGERQAEILGQVARIAIIALVSAMALQQIGVASDIVNLAFGLLLGAIAVAIALAFGLGGRDIAREQVQEWLNSFKSRN, translated from the coding sequence ATGAACACAACTTGGCAAGGAATAACCCAGGTGATAGGAGTTGGTTTGCCCATGAGGGTGCAGCAATTTTTGGCACAATCGCCCAGTCTGCAACCGATACAACCAGCAGTGAATCAAGGAATCGCTAATGTACAAGGTATTGTTCAACAGATAATTCTGTTTACGCCCCGTCTACTGGGGGCAGTAGCAATTTTGTTAGTAGGTTGGCTAATTGCAGCGATCGCAGCTGCGGTGACGCGAGGAATCCTCAATCGCACAAATATAGATAATCGCATTGCCGCAGGGGTAACAGGTCGTCAAGATGTTCCCCAAGTGGAGAAATTAATCTCCAGCTTAGTCTTTTGGAGTATTATCCTATTGACGGCGGTAGCTGTTTTACAGACGTTGGATCTGGAGGTAGCCTCTCGACCCCTGAATAATTTTCTCAATCAACTTATTGGCTTTTTGCCAAATTTGGTTGGTGCGGGAATCCTTTTAGGAACCGCCTGGTTTTTGGCAACCATTGTGAAGATTATCACTGTGCGATCGTTACAGGCATTTAATCTGGATGAGCGTTTGAATCCAGAACCAGAAGACAGGACACCTAGCCTGAATAAGTTGTCTCTGAGTGACACCATTGGTAATGCTCTGTATTGGTTTATATTTTTACTGTTTCTCGCCCCAGTTTTAGATACTCTCGGACTAAGACAGGCTCTACAACCAGTACAAGCTCTGATTACAGAGGTTCTGCTAGTTCTGCCAAACATTTTAGCGGCGGCGCTAATTGCTCTAGTTGGCTGGTTTTTAGCTAATGTGGTGCGCCGGATTGTGACTAACTTGTTGGCAACAACTGGGATCGATCATTTGGGTAGTCGTTTGGGATTATCTGCGGCTGCGGGGGTGCAACCTCTATCGAATATTCTCGGCACAATTGTCTATGTTTTGATTTTGATTCCTGTGGCGATCGCAGCGCTTAATGCCTTGCGAATTGATGCGATCTCTGTCCCGGCGATCGCTATGCTGCAACAGATTCTTAACGCTCTCCCTGCCATCTTTACAGCCGTGGCAATTTTAATGGTTGCCTATTTCGTGGGGCGGTTTGTCGCAGATTTGGTTACAAGTATCCTCACCAATTTAGGCTTTAATAACATTTTCACTATTTTGGGTCTAACAACACCCACTAGACGCATCGAAATTTCAACCGAACCAACAATTGCCCATACCCCAAGCCGCACTCCATCGGAAATTGCAGGTATTGTTGCCTTAGTGGGTATCATGCTATTTGCAACGGTGGCGGCGGTGAATATCTTGAATATCGCAGCCCTGACAGCATTAGTGTCTGGGATTGTGATTATATTCGGGCGGATTTTGGCGGGATTGGTAATCTTTGCCATTGGCTTATTCCTGGCAAATCTGGCTTTTAATATCATTACCAGTTCCGGCGAACGTCAGGCAGAGATTTTGGGACAAGTAGCGCGAATTGCCATTATTGCTTTAGTCTCTGCAATGGCACTGCAACAGATTGGAGTTGCCAGTGATATTGTGAATTTAGCCTTTGGACTTTTATTAGGTGCGATCGCAGTTGCTATTGCCTTAGCCTTTGGTCTTGGAGGGCGCGATATTGCCCGCGAGCAAGTTCAAGAATGGCTAAACTCTTTCAAAAGTAGAAACTAA
- a CDS encoding Uma2 family endonuclease, with the protein MTYISQKTLTTEDFLSQYRENTHYELADGELINMEPTAPHETVSGKVATQIGIQIVTEQLPWFIPRTCLIYPFADAATVRRPDVVVLDETVLDREPLWEREPVITLGRSIKLVVEVVSTNWETDYARKVEEYALLGIAEYWIVDYRGLGGVAFIGKPKQPTFTVCQLVEDTYILQQYRLNQLIKSPLLPRLQLRLDDILPR; encoded by the coding sequence ATGACATATATCTCCCAAAAAACCCTCACTACAGAAGATTTTCTGTCCCAATACCGAGAGAATACCCACTATGAATTAGCAGACGGAGAACTAATTAATATGGAACCCACTGCCCCCCATGAAACGGTGAGTGGCAAAGTTGCAACCCAAATTGGTATACAAATTGTTACAGAACAACTCCCCTGGTTTATTCCTCGCACTTGTTTAATTTACCCTTTCGCGGATGCAGCCACAGTTCGTCGTCCTGATGTTGTGGTTCTTGATGAAACTGTTCTTGACCGCGAACCTCTTTGGGAGCGAGAACCCGTAATTACGCTGGGACGTTCAATTAAGCTGGTGGTTGAAGTTGTGAGTACTAACTGGGAAACTGACTATGCTCGCAAAGTTGAGGAGTATGCACTTTTAGGCATTGCTGAATATTGGATTGTAGATTATCGAGGATTGGGTGGAGTCGCATTTATTGGTAAACCGAAACAACCTACTTTCACTGTATGTCAACTAGTTGAAGATACTTATATTTTACAACAATATCGATTAAATCAATTAATAAAATCACCACTTCTGCCCCGTCTTCAACTTCGCCTAGATGATATTCTTCCTCGTTGA
- a CDS encoding DUF5331 domain-containing protein — translation MNIQQLRQSLKQNWLVYYNQNITWLVKMRIWGTYDGLRRPLSGFILATLSVLEPQFDEILAFMMDLNNDPDKIVAALGLNFNPDEELRLIKLDHSITTSQVASELPDEKHSEDKHLLSSVTASKIALQSLAKTLDSNLSRVNQVVPLFTANTEVVRTRKPELVVANTTKIAPDTPIKTPSPGFIREYQPIGLHSALTMITEVNSKAKTMPSVALASEVKSNAPSVRIPVGALLAITTEINSNGKSVRSLAITTEVKSNGKQPNIQPQEVKSKVIPTTNARSLASWVDEFCYGTRNKEEDIRT, via the coding sequence ATGAATATCCAGCAGCTGCGTCAATCCTTAAAACAAAATTGGCTTGTTTACTACAACCAAAATATTACCTGGCTGGTGAAAATGCGAATTTGGGGGACTTACGATGGTCTACGCCGTCCTTTGTCCGGTTTTATTTTGGCAACACTGTCTGTTTTAGAACCCCAGTTTGATGAAATACTTGCTTTTATGATGGATTTGAATAACGATCCAGATAAAATAGTCGCTGCTTTAGGTCTTAACTTCAATCCTGATGAAGAGTTACGTTTGATAAAATTAGACCATTCTATAACTACAAGCCAAGTGGCAAGTGAGTTGCCAGATGAGAAGCATTCCGAGGATAAACATCTATTATCATCTGTAACTGCCAGCAAGATTGCACTTCAGTCTCTTGCCAAGACTCTAGACTCCAACTTGTCACGGGTCAATCAAGTAGTGCCATTATTTACAGCTAACACTGAAGTAGTTCGCACCCGCAAACCTGAGTTGGTAGTAGCAAATACAACTAAAATTGCTCCAGATACTCCGATAAAAACGCCATCCCCCGGTTTTATAAGGGAATATCAACCCATAGGATTGCACTCTGCGCTGACAATGATTACCGAAGTTAACAGCAAAGCAAAAACTATGCCATCTGTGGCGCTAGCTAGCGAGGTTAAAAGCAACGCGCCATCTGTCCGAATCCCTGTAGGCGCATTGCTGGCAATTACAACCGAGATTAACAGTAATGGCAAATCAGTGCGATCGCTAGCAATTACTACTGAGGTTAAAAGCAACGGTAAACAACCGAATATTCAACCACAAGAGGTTAAAAGCAAAGTGATACCAACCACTAATGCCCGTAGTTTAGCTTCTTGGGTGGATGAATTTTGTTACGGCACTAGAAATAAAGAAGAAGATATTAGGACTTGA
- a CDS encoding SirB1 family protein — MNFSSARQYFYQEIQQADENIDLAKAALYIAQEEYPKLDPEEYLNALDTMAWELQERLPDSRYPLRIVQSINQYLYDDLKFSGNEIDYYDPRNSFFNDVIDRRLGIPITLALVYLEVARRIDFPMVGVGMPGHFLIRPDVPDIEIFVDAFNGGEIIFAQDCEELLSQLYQRPVSLQPEFLAVVSNRQFLARMLTNIKLIYLKQQELEKTLAAIERILLLFPNLTLELRDRGLISYQLGRYPQAVNDLQNYLAAVPEAQDASMIRRLLTELGKD; from the coding sequence ATGAATTTCTCGTCAGCGCGACAATATTTTTATCAGGAGATTCAGCAGGCTGACGAAAACATTGACCTAGCAAAGGCAGCTTTGTATATTGCACAAGAAGAATATCCCAAGTTAGACCCAGAGGAATATCTTAATGCCCTTGATACAATGGCATGGGAGCTTCAAGAACGCCTGCCTGATTCACGATATCCTTTGCGGATAGTTCAAAGTATTAATCAGTATCTCTACGATGATTTAAAATTTTCTGGTAACGAAATTGACTATTACGATCCGCGCAATAGCTTTTTTAATGATGTCATTGACCGCCGATTGGGAATTCCCATAACCTTGGCGTTGGTTTACCTGGAGGTTGCCAGACGGATTGATTTTCCGATGGTGGGTGTAGGGATGCCAGGACATTTCCTGATTCGTCCAGATGTTCCAGATATAGAGATTTTCGTAGATGCCTTCAATGGCGGTGAAATAATATTTGCCCAAGATTGCGAAGAACTGCTGTCTCAACTTTATCAGCGACCTGTTAGCCTACAACCAGAATTTTTAGCTGTAGTCAGTAATCGGCAATTTTTAGCCCGAATGCTGACAAATATAAAACTTATCTACCTCAAACAACAAGAATTAGAAAAAACCCTAGCAGCGATTGAACGAATTTTGTTACTGTTTCCTAATTTAACTTTAGAATTGCGCGATCGCGGCTTAATCTCCTATCAACTCGGTCGCTACCCCCAAGCAGTAAACGACTTACAAAATTATTTAGCAGCAGTTCCTGAGGCCCAGGATGCATCAATGATTCGGCGGCTACTTACCGAGTTGGGTAAGGACTAG
- the atpD gene encoding F0F1 ATP synthase subunit beta, translating to MVTTAEKTNIGYITQIIGPVVDVKFPGGKLPQIYNALKIKGTNEAGQEINITIEVQQLLGDNQVRTVAMSSTEGLVRGFEVTDTGAPISVPVGKATLGRIFNVLGEPVDNRGPVNAEATLPIHRSAPKFTDLETKPSVFETGIKVVDLLTPYRRGGKIGLFGGAGVGKTVIMMELINNIATQHGGVSVFAGVGERTREGNDLYNEMMESGVINKDNLNESKIALVYGQMNEPPGARMRVGLSGLTVAEYFRDVNKQDVLLFIDNIFRFVQAGSEVSALLGRMPSAVGYQPTLGTDVGELQERITSTTEGSITSIQAVYVPADDLTDPAPATTFAHLDGTTVLSRGLAAKGIYPAVDPLGSTSTMLQPNIVGEEHYNTARAVQSTLQRYKELQDIIAILGLDELSEEDRLIVARARKVERFLSQPFFVAEVFTGSPGKYVKLEDTIKGFQKILSGELDALPEQAFYLVGDINEAIAKAEKIKG from the coding sequence ATGGTCACAACCGCAGAAAAAACAAACATTGGCTACATTACCCAAATCATTGGCCCAGTCGTAGACGTTAAATTTCCCGGCGGGAAATTGCCACAAATCTACAACGCTTTGAAAATCAAAGGCACCAATGAAGCTGGACAGGAAATCAACATCACCATTGAAGTACAGCAACTGCTGGGCGACAATCAGGTGCGGACTGTTGCGATGAGTTCCACAGAAGGCTTAGTGCGCGGTTTTGAAGTTACCGATACAGGCGCTCCTATCAGCGTGCCAGTTGGTAAAGCCACATTGGGTAGAATTTTCAACGTCCTTGGCGAACCCGTGGACAACAGAGGCCCAGTAAATGCTGAAGCAACTCTACCCATCCACCGCTCGGCTCCCAAATTCACCGATCTGGAAACCAAACCTTCGGTGTTTGAAACTGGGATTAAAGTTGTTGACCTTCTGACTCCCTATCGACGCGGCGGTAAAATTGGTCTATTCGGCGGTGCTGGTGTTGGTAAAACCGTGATCATGATGGAATTGATCAACAACATCGCTACTCAGCATGGTGGAGTATCCGTATTTGCTGGCGTGGGTGAACGCACCCGTGAAGGCAATGACCTCTACAACGAAATGATGGAATCTGGGGTTATCAACAAAGACAACCTCAACGAATCAAAAATTGCTCTAGTTTACGGTCAAATGAACGAACCACCCGGAGCAAGAATGCGGGTTGGTCTTTCGGGATTGACAGTAGCAGAATACTTCCGGGATGTGAACAAGCAGGATGTGCTGCTGTTTATTGATAATATCTTCCGGTTTGTACAAGCAGGTTCCGAAGTATCCGCGCTATTGGGTCGGATGCCTTCTGCGGTTGGATATCAGCCCACATTGGGAACCGACGTAGGTGAACTGCAAGAGCGGATTACCTCGACTACAGAGGGTTCCATTACCTCCATTCAGGCAGTATACGTACCTGCGGATGACTTAACCGACCCCGCACCTGCTACTACCTTCGCCCACTTGGACGGAACTACAGTACTGTCTCGCGGTTTGGCTGCTAAGGGAATTTATCCCGCAGTTGACCCCCTGGGTTCAACTTCCACCATGCTCCAGCCCAATATTGTCGGTGAGGAACACTACAATACTGCGCGGGCGGTGCAATCAACTCTACAACGTTACAAAGAACTCCAAGATATTATCGCCATTCTCGGTTTGGATGAATTGTCTGAAGAAGACCGTCTAATCGTTGCCCGGGCGCGGAAAGTTGAGCGCTTCTTGTCTCAGCCGTTCTTTGTCGCAGAAGTATTTACCGGTTCTCCTGGTAAGTATGTGAAGTTAGAAGATACCATCAAAGGCTTCCAAAAGATTCTGTCTGGTGAGTTAGATGCTCTGCCAGAACAGGCTTTCTACTTGGTTGGCGATATCAACGAAGCGATCGCTAAAGCTGAAAAAATCAAAGGTTAG
- the ygfZ gene encoding CAF17-like 4Fe-4S cluster assembly/insertion protein YgfZ encodes MPTSTIDDRDAAAIQAARVGVAICDRTAWGRIKVAGDDRLNFLHNQSTNNFQILKPGQGCDTVFVTSTARTIDLATAYVREDAVILLVSPNRRQYLMEWLDKYIFFADKVELSDITKYTNTFSLIGPGSDAILEKLGIGELIGQPYGSHKVYTIAPAEGVRIAVGSGLAAPGYTLTFPYTDKATVWNKLLEAGAVEMSDRAWDALRILQGRPAPDSELTDDYNPLEVGLWQTISFTKGCYIGQETIARLNTYKGVKQHLLGIRLSAPVEVGSAIAVGDEKVGKLTSFTETVDGYFGLGYIRTKAGGVGLKVKVGETEGEVIEIPFVSHEYP; translated from the coding sequence ATGCCAACATCTACAATTGACGATCGAGACGCAGCAGCTATCCAAGCCGCTAGAGTTGGGGTTGCAATATGCGATCGCACCGCTTGGGGACGCATCAAAGTGGCTGGCGACGATCGCCTCAACTTTTTACACAACCAAAGTACTAACAATTTCCAAATACTCAAGCCAGGACAAGGTTGTGATACGGTTTTTGTCACTTCCACAGCCAGAACAATTGATTTAGCAACCGCCTACGTTAGAGAAGATGCAGTAATCCTGCTAGTTTCACCCAACCGCCGCCAATATCTCATGGAATGGCTGGATAAATATATTTTCTTTGCTGACAAGGTGGAATTATCTGATATCACAAAATATACCAACACCTTCAGCCTCATTGGCCCAGGAAGCGACGCTATTTTAGAAAAGCTGGGTATTGGCGAACTCATCGGCCAACCTTACGGTAGTCACAAAGTATACACTATTGCTCCCGCCGAGGGAGTGCGGATTGCCGTGGGTAGTGGGTTAGCTGCGCCCGGATACACCTTAACTTTCCCCTATACTGATAAAGCGACGGTATGGAATAAATTGTTAGAAGCTGGGGCGGTAGAGATGAGCGATCGCGCTTGGGATGCCTTACGAATCTTACAAGGTCGTCCCGCGCCAGATTCCGAACTCACAGATGATTACAATCCTCTGGAAGTTGGTTTGTGGCAAACAATTTCTTTTACTAAAGGTTGCTATATTGGGCAAGAAACCATCGCTCGATTAAATACATATAAAGGTGTAAAACAACACCTTTTGGGTATCCGCCTCAGTGCCCCTGTGGAAGTTGGAAGTGCGATCGCAGTTGGAGATGAAAAGGTCGGCAAACTTACCAGTTTCACAGAAACGGTTGATGGTTATTTTGGACTAGGTTATATTCGCACCAAAGCTGGTGGCGTAGGCTTAAAAGTTAAAGTGGGAGAAACTGAAGGTGAAGTCATAGAAATCCCCTTTGTATCTCACGAGTACCCGTAA
- the atpC gene encoding ATP synthase F1 subunit epsilon encodes MTLTVRVISPDKTVWDAPAEEVVLPSTTGQLGILTGHAPLLTALDTGVMRVRAAKNQNWEAIALLGGFAEVEENEVTILVNGAERGDKINLEEARAAYNKAEAGLTQVSADDRQAQIKANQAFKRARARFQAAGGLV; translated from the coding sequence ATGACATTAACCGTTCGGGTAATTTCTCCAGATAAAACAGTCTGGGATGCTCCAGCTGAAGAAGTAGTTTTGCCTAGCACAACCGGTCAACTAGGTATCCTCACTGGACACGCACCACTTTTGACCGCCTTGGATACTGGTGTAATGCGAGTCCGTGCCGCGAAAAATCAGAATTGGGAAGCGATCGCCCTTTTGGGTGGCTTTGCCGAAGTCGAAGAGAACGAAGTGACAATTCTGGTTAACGGCGCTGAACGTGGTGACAAAATTAACCTAGAAGAAGCTCGTGCTGCTTACAACAAAGCAGAAGCGGGACTCACTCAAGTCTCAGCAGACGATCGCCAAGCCCAAATTAAGGCAAATCAAGCCTTCAAACGCGCCCGCGCTAGGTTTCAAGCTGCTGGCGGTTTGGTCTAA
- a CDS encoding SRPBCC family protein, with protein MPQVLEQSIQINATATVVERCISDLALMQRWLNPVLRCEPVGEAWSTDVGSQSRFIIQIPLLKPTLNSVVVERQPGLVVWEFQGFFQGRDRWECQPTEKGTLLLNRFEYDIPNPLVSWGFNTFAASWTKADMQAQLRRLKRVAENS; from the coding sequence ATGCCGCAAGTTTTAGAACAATCAATTCAAATTAATGCTACAGCTACGGTGGTGGAGCGCTGTATTAGCGATTTAGCTCTTATGCAACGCTGGCTCAACCCCGTCCTGCGTTGCGAACCTGTGGGTGAAGCTTGGAGTACTGATGTCGGCAGTCAAAGTCGTTTTATCATTCAAATTCCTCTGCTGAAACCCACGTTGAATAGCGTAGTTGTAGAACGACAACCAGGTTTGGTAGTCTGGGAATTCCAGGGATTTTTTCAAGGGCGCGATCGCTGGGAATGTCAACCCACAGAAAAGGGAACGCTTTTACTAAACCGTTTTGAGTACGATATTCCTAACCCCTTAGTGAGTTGGGGTTTCAACACCTTTGCTGCTTCTTGGACAAAAGCAGATATGCAAGCTCAACTCCGCCGCCTGAAACGAGTCGCAGAAAATTCGTAA